The following are encoded in a window of Aromatoleum petrolei genomic DNA:
- the infB gene encoding translation initiation factor IF-2, translating to MEQMSVNQFAGELRMPAAVLLEQLQKAGVEKTSPDQLLTEQDKARLLEYLRRSHGDSQPKGKITLTRKQTSEIRATDSSGRARTVQVEVRKKRVFVKRDELGGEIGAGDVSSLEEALATVEADGMVEPVAEVVPETPPVEIAPVVEVEPEPIIEPEPEPEPEPEPEPVIEASVEEPEQQAVAESADDAAAAPASVPRPRVSILSDEERAAREREARRHEELRARQMADLKAKQEREAAARAAAEARRAEEEARVRAEAEKRAEAAKPESRDAAKAPSGTLHRPAKTDDKAGGKDAKRGVRGGAAEAGDSAKRRGLKTRGEVGATTGSWRGARGGGRGRGQQDDHKAFQMPTEPVVREIHVPETITVADLAHKMAVKAAEVIKALMKMGSMVTINQVLDQETAMILVEEMGHKALAAKLDDPDAFLEETAAQADAKVEGRAPVVTVMGHVDHGKTSLLDYIRRAKVASGEAGGITQHIGAYHVETPRGMLTFLDTPGHEAFTAMRARGAKATDIVILVVAADDGVMPQTREAIHHAKAAEVPIVVAVNKIDKHEANPDRVKQELIAEGVVPEEYGGDVMFINVSAKTGVGIDSLLESVLLQAEVLELTAPVDTPAKGLIIEARLDKGRGPVASLLVQSGTLRKGDVMLVGATFGRIRAMLDENGKAIDEAGPSIPVEVLGLSDVPSAGDEAIVLADEKKAREIALFRQGKFREVKLAKQQAAKLESMFEQMAEGEVKSLPLIIKADVQGSQEALVQALNKLSTDEVRVNAIHSAVGAISESDVNLAQASGAVIIGFNTRADAGARKLAETFGVDIRYYNIIYDAVDDVRAALSGLLSPERRENVIGLVEVRQVFRVPKVGTVAGCYVLEGLVKRGAQIRVLRGNVVVHSGELESLKRFKDDVKEVKFGFECGLSVKNYNDVQEGDQLEVFEIQEIARTL from the coding sequence ATGGAACAAATGAGCGTAAACCAGTTCGCCGGCGAACTAAGAATGCCGGCAGCGGTACTGCTCGAGCAGTTGCAGAAAGCCGGTGTTGAGAAGACCAGCCCCGACCAGTTGCTGACCGAGCAGGACAAGGCGCGGTTGCTCGAGTACCTGCGTCGTTCCCATGGCGACAGCCAGCCCAAGGGCAAGATCACGCTGACCCGCAAGCAGACGTCCGAAATCCGCGCGACCGACTCGTCCGGCCGCGCCCGTACCGTTCAGGTCGAGGTGCGCAAGAAGCGCGTGTTCGTCAAGCGTGACGAACTGGGTGGCGAGATTGGTGCCGGCGACGTGTCCTCGCTCGAGGAAGCGCTGGCAACGGTCGAGGCTGACGGGATGGTCGAGCCAGTGGCCGAGGTCGTGCCCGAGACTCCCCCTGTCGAAATCGCGCCCGTCGTCGAGGTCGAGCCGGAGCCGATCATCGAGCCCGAACCCGAACCGGAGCCTGAGCCTGAGCCTGAGCCTGTCATCGAGGCATCCGTCGAGGAGCCCGAGCAGCAGGCCGTAGCCGAATCTGCCGACGACGCTGCCGCAGCACCGGCCTCCGTGCCGCGTCCGCGCGTTTCCATCCTCAGCGACGAGGAGCGCGCCGCCCGCGAGCGCGAGGCGCGTCGTCACGAAGAGTTGCGTGCGCGTCAGATGGCCGATCTGAAGGCCAAGCAGGAGCGCGAAGCGGCTGCACGTGCTGCCGCCGAGGCCCGCCGCGCGGAAGAAGAAGCGCGTGTCCGCGCCGAAGCCGAGAAGCGCGCCGAGGCCGCTAAACCGGAATCGCGCGATGCCGCCAAGGCGCCGTCCGGTACGCTGCATCGTCCCGCCAAAACTGATGATAAGGCGGGCGGCAAGGATGCCAAGCGTGGTGTGCGCGGGGGTGCCGCTGAAGCCGGTGACAGCGCCAAGCGTCGCGGCCTGAAGACCCGCGGTGAAGTCGGCGCCACGACCGGTTCGTGGCGTGGCGCCCGTGGTGGCGGTCGCGGCCGGGGTCAGCAGGACGATCACAAGGCGTTCCAGATGCCGACCGAGCCGGTGGTGCGCGAGATCCACGTGCCCGAGACCATCACCGTCGCTGACCTTGCCCACAAGATGGCAGTCAAGGCGGCCGAGGTGATCAAGGCCCTGATGAAGATGGGGTCGATGGTCACTATCAACCAGGTGCTCGATCAGGAAACCGCAATGATCCTGGTCGAGGAAATGGGGCACAAGGCACTTGCCGCGAAGCTCGATGACCCGGATGCCTTCCTCGAGGAGACCGCAGCCCAGGCTGATGCCAAGGTGGAAGGGCGTGCGCCCGTCGTGACGGTCATGGGCCACGTCGACCACGGCAAGACCTCGCTGCTCGACTACATCCGGCGCGCCAAGGTCGCCTCGGGTGAGGCTGGCGGCATTACGCAGCACATCGGCGCCTATCACGTCGAGACGCCGCGCGGCATGCTCACCTTCCTGGATACCCCGGGTCACGAGGCATTTACCGCCATGCGCGCCCGCGGCGCGAAGGCCACCGACATCGTCATTCTCGTGGTCGCGGCTGATGACGGCGTGATGCCGCAGACGCGCGAGGCGATCCACCATGCGAAGGCGGCGGAAGTGCCCATCGTCGTTGCGGTGAACAAGATCGACAAGCACGAGGCCAATCCCGACCGCGTCAAGCAGGAGTTGATCGCCGAGGGTGTCGTGCCCGAGGAGTACGGCGGCGACGTCATGTTCATCAACGTGTCGGCCAAGACCGGTGTCGGAATCGACAGCCTGCTCGAATCCGTCCTGCTGCAGGCCGAGGTGCTCGAGCTGACCGCTCCGGTCGATACGCCTGCCAAGGGCCTTATCATCGAGGCGCGCCTTGACAAGGGACGTGGTCCGGTCGCATCGTTGCTGGTCCAGTCTGGCACCCTGCGCAAGGGTGACGTCATGCTGGTCGGCGCCACCTTCGGCCGCATCCGTGCGATGCTCGACGAGAACGGCAAGGCGATCGACGAAGCGGGTCCGTCCATTCCGGTCGAAGTCCTCGGTCTTTCGGATGTCCCGTCGGCCGGCGACGAGGCGATTGTCCTAGCCGACGAGAAGAAGGCGCGCGAAATCGCACTGTTCCGCCAGGGCAAGTTCCGCGAAGTGAAGCTGGCCAAGCAGCAGGCGGCCAAGCTCGAAAGCATGTTCGAGCAGATGGCCGAGGGCGAGGTGAAGTCCCTGCCGCTGATCATCAAGGCGGACGTGCAGGGTTCGCAGGAGGCCCTGGTTCAGGCGCTCAACAAGCTGTCCACGGACGAGGTCCGCGTCAACGCGATCCACTCCGCAGTCGGTGCGATTTCCGAGTCGGACGTCAACCTGGCGCAGGCTTCGGGTGCGGTCATCATCGGCTTCAACACCCGCGCCGATGCCGGCGCACGCAAGCTCGCCGAAACTTTCGGTGTGGATATACGCTACTACAACATCATCTACGACGCCGTGGATGACGTGAGGGCGGCGCTGTCGGGGCTGTTGTCACCGGAGAGGCGCGAGAATGTCATCGGTCTCGTGGAAGTCCGTCAGGTGTTCCGCGTGCCCAAGGTCGGTACCGTCGCGGGCTGTTACGTGCTCGAGGGCCTCGTCAAGCGCGGCGCGCAGATCCGCGTGCTGCGCGGCAACGTGGTCGTCCACTCGGGCGAGCTGGAATCGCTCAAGCGCTTCAAGGACGACGTCAAGGAGGTCAAGTTCGGTTTCGAATGCGGCTTGTCGGTGAAGAACTACAACGATGTCCAGGAAGGCGACCAGCTCGAAGTGTTCGAAATCCAGGAAATCGCCCGGACGCTTTAA
- the nusA gene encoding transcription termination factor NusA, translating into MSREILLLVDALAREKNVAKDIVFGALETALASATKKRINDEADVRVTIDRETGDYESFRRWVVLPDEEVVNDEAEMGIIDARDVQPGIQVGEYIEEPLEPIDFGRIGAQAAKQVILQRIRDAEREQVLNDFLDRKEHLVSGSIKRMERGNAIIEVGRLEAMIPRDQMIPRENLRVGDRVKAFLLRIDRGARGPQLILSRTAPDFLGKLFELEVPEIEDGLLAIKACARDPGLRAKIAVQSNDSRIDPIGTCVGLRGSRVTAVRNEIAGEQIDIIVWSPDPAQFVISALQPAEVVSIVVDEEKHSMDVVVDDNNLAIAIGRNGQNVKLASELTGWTINLMSEEESAQKSGQERQSLRQLFMDKLDVDEELADILIDEGFSSLEEIAYVPLAEMLEIEAFDEETVNELRNRARNVLLTEAIVTEEQLENVSDDLINLEGMDKPLAAKLAEHGVRTRDDLADLAVDELVEIAGIEQERASALISVARAHWFEE; encoded by the coding sequence ATGAGCCGCGAGATTTTGCTGCTTGTCGATGCGCTGGCGCGCGAAAAAAATGTGGCCAAGGACATCGTCTTCGGTGCCCTGGAAACGGCGCTTGCCTCTGCGACGAAAAAACGTATCAATGACGAAGCCGATGTGCGCGTGACGATCGACCGCGAGACGGGCGATTACGAGTCCTTTCGCCGCTGGGTGGTGCTGCCCGACGAGGAGGTCGTCAACGACGAGGCCGAGATGGGCATCATCGATGCCCGCGACGTGCAGCCCGGCATCCAGGTCGGCGAATACATCGAGGAACCGCTCGAGCCGATCGACTTCGGCCGCATCGGCGCCCAGGCCGCCAAGCAGGTGATCCTGCAGCGCATCCGCGATGCCGAGCGCGAACAGGTGCTCAACGACTTTCTCGATCGCAAGGAACACCTCGTTTCGGGCTCGATCAAGCGCATGGAGCGCGGCAACGCGATCATCGAGGTCGGGCGTCTCGAGGCCATGATTCCCCGCGATCAGATGATCCCGCGCGAGAACCTGCGCGTCGGCGATCGCGTGAAGGCCTTTCTGCTGCGCATCGATCGTGGTGCCCGCGGTCCCCAGTTGATCCTGTCGCGGACGGCGCCGGACTTCCTTGGCAAGCTGTTCGAGCTCGAGGTCCCCGAGATCGAGGACGGCCTCCTCGCAATCAAGGCTTGCGCCCGCGACCCTGGTCTGCGTGCGAAGATCGCCGTGCAGTCGAACGACTCACGTATCGATCCGATCGGCACCTGCGTCGGTCTGCGCGGCTCGCGCGTGACCGCCGTGCGCAACGAGATCGCCGGCGAGCAGATCGACATCATCGTTTGGTCGCCGGATCCCGCACAGTTCGTCATCTCCGCGCTGCAACCCGCCGAGGTCGTGTCCATCGTTGTGGATGAGGAAAAGCACAGCATGGATGTCGTCGTCGACGACAACAACCTCGCGATCGCGATCGGCCGCAACGGGCAGAACGTGAAGCTCGCGTCCGAGCTGACCGGCTGGACCATCAATCTGATGAGCGAAGAAGAGTCTGCGCAGAAGTCTGGCCAGGAGCGCCAGAGCCTGCGCCAGTTGTTCATGGACAAGCTCGACGTCGACGAGGAACTCGCCGACATCCTGATCGACGAAGGTTTCTCGTCGCTCGAAGAAATCGCGTACGTGCCGCTCGCCGAAATGCTCGAAATCGAAGCCTTCGATGAAGAGACGGTCAACGAGCTGCGCAATCGTGCGCGCAACGTCCTGCTCACCGAGGCCATCGTGACCGAAGAGCAGCTGGAAAATGTTTCCGACGATCTGATCAATCTCGAAGGGATGGATAAGCCGCTCGCCGCCAAGCTGGCCGAGCATGGCGTGCGTACCCGCGATGATCTGGCCGATCTCGCAGTCGATGAGCTCGTTGAAATCGCCGGAATCGAACAAGAACGTGCCAGCGCGCTGATTTCCGTCGCGCGCGCGCACTGGTTCGAAGAATGA
- the rimP gene encoding ribosome maturation factor RimP — MDVERLVEQVVTGLGFELVDFETSPKGRLMRVFIDIERGVNVDDCATVSNQLTRVFEVENVDYDRLEVSSPGLDRPLKKAADFERFVGSEVQVRLRMPIGNQRNFAGVLTGFAEGVVHLSTGKGDVALPFDEVEKARLVPRF, encoded by the coding sequence ATGGACGTCGAACGTCTGGTCGAACAGGTGGTCACCGGCCTGGGTTTCGAACTGGTGGATTTCGAGACTTCCCCTAAGGGGCGGTTGATGCGCGTGTTCATCGATATCGAGCGTGGAGTGAACGTCGATGATTGCGCGACTGTCAGCAACCAGTTGACGCGCGTTTTCGAGGTCGAAAACGTGGACTACGATCGACTTGAGGTTTCCTCGCCCGGGCTCGATCGGCCGCTCAAGAAGGCTGCCGATTTCGAGCGCTTTGTCGGTAGCGAGGTGCAGGTTCGCCTGCGTATGCCGATCGGCAATCAACGGAATTTTGCCGGCGTGCTCACTGGCTTTGCCGAAGGTGTGGTGCATCTGAGCACCGGGAAGGGGGATGTGGCCCTTCCCTTCGACGAGGTCGAGAAGGCGCGTCTCGTGCCCAGATTTTGA
- the rluB gene encoding 23S rRNA pseudouridine(2605) synthase RluB, giving the protein MPAETARELPQRRGPAAARGAPQEEHEPERLQKVLARLGIGSRREIEEWVVAGRITVNGEPAELGQKIGPGDRVKLNGKLLSVRFTARAPRVLIYHKPEGEIVSREDPEGRPTVFERLPLLRKGRWIAVGRLDFNTSGLLLFTNDGALANRLMHPRYELEREYAVRLLGELTEEQIESLKTGIQLEDGLARFTSLTDQGGEGANHWYKVTLSEGRNREVRRMFEAVGLTVSRLMRVRYGPVTLSSRLKRGMWMEMPEEEVCKLAGVPQPQRQVSARTAEKERQVRLHRTTPRGRA; this is encoded by the coding sequence ATGCCCGCGGAGACGGCGCGCGAGTTGCCCCAGCGGCGCGGGCCGGCCGCCGCTCGCGGGGCGCCGCAGGAAGAGCACGAACCGGAGCGGCTGCAGAAAGTCCTCGCCCGCCTCGGAATCGGTTCGCGGCGCGAGATCGAGGAATGGGTCGTCGCCGGGCGCATCACCGTCAATGGCGAACCTGCCGAACTGGGACAGAAAATCGGCCCCGGCGATCGCGTAAAGCTCAACGGCAAGCTCCTTTCGGTAAGATTTACGGCGCGCGCTCCGCGCGTGCTGATCTACCACAAGCCCGAAGGCGAAATCGTCTCGCGCGAGGATCCGGAAGGGCGGCCCACCGTCTTCGAGCGCCTGCCGCTTTTGCGCAAGGGGCGCTGGATCGCCGTCGGTCGCCTCGACTTCAACACCTCGGGCCTGCTGCTGTTCACCAACGACGGCGCTCTCGCCAACCGGCTCATGCACCCGCGCTACGAACTGGAGCGGGAGTATGCGGTGCGCCTGCTAGGCGAACTCACCGAAGAACAGATCGAGTCGCTGAAGACGGGCATTCAGCTCGAGGATGGACTTGCGCGCTTCACGAGCCTCACCGATCAGGGCGGGGAGGGGGCCAATCATTGGTACAAGGTCACCTTGTCCGAGGGGCGCAATCGCGAGGTGCGACGAATGTTCGAAGCCGTCGGGCTGACTGTCAGCCGCCTGATGCGCGTGCGTTACGGCCCGGTGACACTGTCCTCGCGCCTCAAGCGCGGCATGTGGATGGAGATGCCTGAGGAAGAGGTGTGCAAACTCGCCGGCGTTCCGCAGCCGCAGCGTCAGGTTTCGGCGCGCACCGCAGAAAAGGAGCGCCAGGTCCGGCTGCACCGCACCACGCCGCGCGGGCGGGCATGA
- the scpB gene encoding SMC-Scp complex subunit ScpB, translating to MQPTTPEDFKRVIETALLAATAPLQVADVRRLFDPDPGADLVRRLLDELRGEWGGRGVELVQIASGWRFQTRPEYQVFLDRLKEEKPPKYSRAVLETLAIIAYRQPVTRGDIEDIRGVAVSPSVLKTLESRGWVDIVGHRDTPGRPALFATTRRFLDDLGLRSLTELPALTEIERIMDLVDTKEIESAAPAANEEEG from the coding sequence ATGCAGCCAACGACGCCTGAAGACTTCAAGCGCGTGATCGAGACGGCTCTGCTGGCAGCAACTGCGCCGCTGCAGGTCGCGGACGTACGCCGCCTTTTCGATCCCGATCCCGGGGCCGATCTGGTCCGCCGACTGCTCGACGAACTCCGCGGCGAGTGGGGCGGGCGGGGCGTCGAGCTGGTGCAGATCGCCTCCGGCTGGCGTTTCCAGACGCGACCGGAGTACCAGGTGTTCCTCGATCGGCTGAAGGAAGAAAAACCGCCGAAGTATTCACGCGCCGTACTGGAAACGCTTGCGATCATCGCCTATCGTCAGCCTGTCACGCGTGGAGACATAGAGGACATCCGCGGCGTTGCAGTGTCTCCCAGCGTGTTGAAGACGCTGGAGTCGCGTGGGTGGGTAGACATCGTCGGCCATCGCGATACGCCGGGGCGTCCGGCCCTGTTTGCGACGACGCGGCGCTTTCTCGACGATCTGGGCCTGCGCAGCCTCACCGAATTGCCCGCGTTAACCGAAATTGAAAGGATCATGGATCTTGTCGACACCAAAGAAATCGAATCGGCCGCTCCGGCCGCCAACGAAGAAGAAGGCTGA